In Limosilactobacillus sp. WILCCON 0051, a single window of DNA contains:
- a CDS encoding ATP-dependent Clp protease ATP-binding subunit, with product MDNNSYTRSAQNVLQIAQEQAHYFKHQAVGTEHLLLALSMVSNSIAGRVLNQFNVTSDDIREEIESLTGYGTMQEVDRDTYLPDSPKLRSILLLAKQMAQRLQAPQIGTEHLLLALLSDDAILSSRILSNLDVNPKQARRILLRRLGIAENQQRRAPRRRPGENDGSDGEVQGTPTLDKLARDLTQIARSDGMDPVVGRDREIKRVIQILSRRTKNNPVLIGEPGVGKTAIAEGLAERIVAGRVPEELADKRLMMLDMGSLVAGTKYRGEFEDRLKKIINEIYHDGHVILFIDELHTLVGAGGAEGAIDASNILKPALARGELQTIGATTLDEYQKYIESDAALERRFATVQVEEPTAEDALAILKGLRPKYEEHHHVKIDDEALEAAVKLSTRYLTSRFLPDKAIDLMDEAAAMVRIEAEEQSSPLANEQAQLRKLGEEKEQAIEQQDFDRAAQLRQAELTIKARLAQEEEQRQKQADQYQLHVTGEDIAKVVAEWTGVPLTQLQKTESDRLINLERVLHQRVIGQDEAVSAIARSIRRARSGLKDPNRPIGSFMFLGPTGVGKTELAKALAEAMFGSESNMIRVDMSEYMEKYSVSRLIGAAPGYVGYDEGGQLTEKVRQHPYSVVLLDEAEKAHPDVFNLLLQVLDDGYLTDSKGRRVDFRNTILIMTSNLGATQLQDEKTVGFGAADMTTDYQAMSAAIKQQLKLHFRPEFLNRIDETIIFHSLNPKELHQIVKLLANKVKQRMAERDIKVRFTPGAIDVIAKAGYDPEYGARPLRRSLQNLVEDPLSEALLAGAVQTGDEVVIGSHQGKITLKDKRGDAKPELIALP from the coding sequence ATGGACAATAATTCATACACCCGAAGCGCGCAAAACGTTTTGCAGATTGCCCAGGAACAGGCACACTACTTTAAGCATCAGGCCGTGGGAACCGAGCATCTGCTGCTGGCGTTGAGCATGGTTTCCAATAGTATTGCGGGCCGTGTTTTGAATCAGTTTAACGTCACCAGCGATGATATTCGTGAAGAAATCGAAAGTCTAACCGGCTATGGCACGATGCAGGAAGTTGATCGCGATACCTATCTGCCTGATTCGCCCAAGCTGCGCAGTATTTTATTGCTGGCTAAGCAGATGGCCCAGCGTCTACAGGCTCCTCAAATTGGCACCGAGCATCTGCTGTTAGCCCTGCTGAGTGATGATGCAATCCTATCATCACGAATCTTAAGCAATCTGGACGTTAATCCCAAACAGGCACGTCGGATTTTGCTGCGGCGCTTAGGAATCGCAGAAAATCAACAGCGGCGGGCACCACGGCGACGTCCTGGCGAAAATGACGGCAGCGACGGCGAGGTTCAGGGAACACCGACGCTGGACAAGCTGGCCCGTGATTTAACACAGATCGCGCGCAGTGATGGCATGGATCCCGTAGTTGGCCGCGATCGTGAAATCAAGCGGGTAATTCAGATCCTCAGTCGTCGGACTAAAAACAATCCGGTGCTGATTGGTGAGCCAGGGGTCGGCAAAACCGCGATTGCAGAAGGCTTGGCCGAACGCATCGTAGCTGGTCGGGTGCCTGAAGAACTGGCTGATAAGCGATTGATGATGCTGGATATGGGTTCGCTGGTTGCGGGCACCAAGTATCGCGGTGAGTTTGAGGACCGTTTGAAAAAAATCATCAATGAAATCTATCATGATGGCCATGTAATTCTTTTTATCGATGAACTGCATACTCTGGTTGGAGCTGGTGGTGCAGAAGGGGCGATTGATGCCTCAAATATCTTAAAGCCAGCGCTGGCCCGTGGTGAGCTGCAGACGATTGGCGCAACGACGCTGGATGAGTATCAAAAATACATTGAATCAGACGCAGCTTTGGAACGGCGCTTTGCAACGGTTCAAGTTGAAGAGCCGACCGCTGAGGATGCGCTGGCGATTCTAAAAGGTTTGCGGCCTAAATATGAAGAGCATCATCACGTCAAAATCGATGATGAAGCCTTGGAAGCTGCCGTTAAGCTGTCAACGCGCTATTTGACGAGCCGTTTTCTGCCAGATAAGGCTATTGATTTGATGGATGAGGCAGCGGCCATGGTACGCATCGAAGCTGAAGAACAGTCCTCACCACTGGCAAACGAACAGGCTCAGCTGCGCAAACTAGGCGAGGAAAAAGAACAGGCCATTGAGCAGCAGGACTTTGATCGCGCGGCCCAGCTCAGGCAGGCTGAACTGACCATCAAGGCGCGACTGGCACAAGAAGAGGAACAGCGACAAAAGCAGGCTGATCAATATCAGCTGCACGTTACCGGTGAAGACATTGCTAAAGTGGTGGCAGAATGGACGGGTGTACCGCTGACTCAGCTGCAGAAGACGGAAAGCGACCGGCTGATCAATCTGGAACGAGTCCTGCATCAACGCGTGATTGGTCAGGATGAGGCAGTTTCGGCAATTGCCCGTTCAATTCGTCGAGCGCGCAGTGGTCTTAAGGATCCTAATCGGCCAATTGGCTCATTTATGTTTCTGGGGCCAACCGGTGTCGGGAAGACGGAATTAGCTAAGGCGCTGGCTGAAGCAATGTTTGGTTCGGAAAGCAATATGATTCGTGTCGATATGTCTGAGTATATGGAAAAGTACAGCGTCAGTCGCTTGATTGGGGCGGCTCCTGGCTATGTTGGTTATGATGAGGGTGGTCAGCTGACGGAAAAGGTTCGTCAGCATCCATATAGCGTCGTGCTGCTTGATGAAGCCGAAAAAGCGCACCCCGACGTATTTAACCTATTGCTGCAGGTACTGGATGATGGCTATCTGACGGATTCAAAAGGACGGCGCGTTGACTTCCGCAATACGATTTTGATTATGACTTCTAATCTTGGAGCCACTCAGCTGCAGGATGAAAAAACAGTTGGCTTTGGGGCTGCCGACATGACGACGGATTATCAGGCCATGTCAGCCGCCATCAAGCAGCAGCTGAAACTGCACTTCCGGCCAGAATTTCTCAATCGTATTGATGAAACGATCATCTTCCACTCCTTGAATCCAAAAGAGCTGCATCAGATCGTTAAGCTCCTGGCCAACAAAGTCAAACAGCGGATGGCTGAGCGTGATATCAAGGTACGCTTTACGCCAGGCGCGATCGATGTGATTGCCAAAGCCGGCTATGATCCTGAATATGGCGCGCGGCCGTTGCGACGCTCACTGCAGAATCTGGTTGAGGATCCATTGAGCGAGGCATTGCTGGCCGGGGCAGTCCAAACTGGTGATGAAGTCGTGATTGGTTCGCATCAGGGCAAGATTACGCTAAAGGACAAACGCGGGGATGCCAAGCCTGAATTGATTGCCCTGCCTTAA
- a CDS encoding CtsR family transcriptional regulator: MEDRSISDIIEAYLKEILGNSEQIEIRRSEVANHFDVVPSQINYVIKTRFTLQNGYLVQSKRGGGGYIRIERINLLDDVDVLDMLINAIGDSISERDAFDVIRTLYEEKVITRREGDLMMVMVAKQTLKLDSRVKENQLRARVLTSLLNRLRFES; the protein is encoded by the coding sequence TTGGAAGACCGCAGTATTTCAGATATTATTGAAGCTTATCTTAAAGAAATTCTTGGCAACTCAGAGCAGATTGAGATACGTCGTTCAGAAGTGGCCAACCATTTCGATGTGGTACCATCACAGATCAATTATGTAATTAAAACTCGCTTCACCCTGCAAAATGGCTACCTGGTTCAAAGCAAACGTGGCGGTGGCGGCTATATTCGCATTGAACGCATCAATCTATTGGATGATGTCGATGTCTTGGATATGCTGATCAATGCAATTGGCGACTCAATCAGTGAACGGGATGCCTTCGACGTGATTCGAACTTTATATGAAGAAAAAGTCATCACGCGACGAGAAGGTGATTTAATGATGGTAATGGTCGCTAAACAAACCTTGAAACTGGATAGTCGGGTTAAAGAAAATCAGCTGCGGGCCCGGGTTTTGACTTCACTGTTGAACCGGCTGCGTTTTGAAAGCTAA
- a CDS encoding TetR/AcrR family transcriptional regulator: MKRAEQLAKTRQAILKTATTLFLQKGFSGASTRDIAKQIGITQPALYHHFNDKEVLYLAVLTNLCSKVRQDINKVMRKQQIDPEERLYGITEVLRKHHPLNVYDQYQEAKRELSESAQRKLDMLFTMDYLEPIADFFKLPEVRLRPDLLPKEAAELFIADLSPIFKSFQPIGGHAISEEQRTKLILSCILRGLTVSATTSEK, from the coding sequence ATGAAACGAGCAGAACAATTGGCAAAAACTCGCCAAGCAATTTTAAAAACCGCTACTACACTGTTTTTGCAAAAAGGCTTTTCTGGTGCCTCGACCAGAGATATCGCCAAGCAGATCGGCATTACTCAGCCAGCTTTGTACCACCACTTTAATGATAAGGAAGTTTTGTACCTGGCTGTTTTAACCAATCTATGCAGTAAGGTTCGCCAGGATATCAACAAGGTTATGCGCAAACAGCAGATTGATCCAGAAGAACGACTGTATGGAATTACTGAAGTATTGAGAAAGCATCATCCGCTCAACGTCTACGATCAGTATCAAGAAGCCAAAAGAGAGCTTTCCGAAAGTGCTCAGCGCAAACTGGACATGCTGTTTACGATGGATTACCTTGAACCGATTGCTGATTTCTTTAAACTTCCTGAAGTGCGTCTGCGGCCGGATTTGTTGCCTAAAGAAGCGGCGGAATTGTTTATTGCTGATCTGTCGCCGATCTTTAAATCATTTCAGCCAATTGGCGGCCATGCCATCTCTGAAGAGCAGCGTACCAAGCTGATTTTGAGCTGCATTTTACGCGGTTTGACGGTTTCGGCAACGACCAGTGAAAAATAA
- the adhP gene encoding alcohol dehydrogenase AdhP gives MKAAVIRENCDGFVDVKDVTLRDLKPGEALVDMEYCGLCHTDLHVAAGDFGKKPGTIIGHEGVGRVSKVAPGVTSLKVGDRVSIAWFFKGCGHCEYCLTGRETLCRNVLNAGYTADGAMAQQCIVPADYAVKVPEGLDPVEATSLTCAGVTMYKALKVSGIKPGQWVSIVGAGGLGNLGIQFAHNVFGAHVVAVDGNPDKLEAAKKEGAELLINRHDGNVDEQIQEKVGGVHAAVVTAVTPAAFDQAVGSLRPDGKLVAVALPKGDMQLNIAKTVLDGIVVAGSLVGTRQDLAECFQFGAEGKVHPIVKTRKLEEINDMIQELKDNKVVGRNVVDFVHNK, from the coding sequence ATGAAAGCTGCTGTTATTCGTGAAAATTGTGATGGCTTCGTTGACGTTAAGGACGTTACGCTGCGTGATCTGAAGCCAGGTGAAGCACTGGTCGACATGGAATACTGTGGTCTTTGCCACACCGACCTGCACGTTGCTGCCGGCGATTTTGGCAAGAAGCCTGGTACGATCATTGGTCACGAAGGTGTTGGCCGCGTATCTAAGGTTGCTCCTGGCGTTACCAGCTTGAAAGTTGGCGATCGCGTATCAATTGCTTGGTTTTTTAAGGGCTGTGGCCACTGTGAGTACTGTCTGACGGGTCGTGAAACGCTTTGCCGCAACGTTTTGAACGCCGGCTACACTGCTGATGGTGCTATGGCTCAACAATGCATCGTTCCTGCTGATTATGCAGTTAAGGTACCAGAAGGCCTGGACCCAGTTGAGGCAACTTCTCTGACCTGTGCCGGCGTTACGATGTACAAGGCACTGAAGGTTTCCGGCATCAAGCCAGGTCAATGGGTATCAATCGTTGGTGCTGGTGGTCTGGGTAACCTGGGGATTCAATTTGCTCACAACGTATTTGGTGCTCACGTTGTTGCCGTTGATGGTAACCCTGACAAACTGGAAGCTGCCAAGAAGGAAGGCGCTGAACTTCTGATCAACCGTCATGATGGCAATGTTGACGAACAGATCCAAGAAAAGGTTGGTGGCGTTCACGCAGCTGTTGTTACGGCCGTTACGCCAGCTGCCTTTGACCAAGCTGTTGGTTCCCTGCGTCCAGATGGCAAGTTGGTTGCCGTTGCTCTGCCAAAGGGTGACATGCAATTGAATATTGCCAAGACGGTTCTGGATGGGATCGTTGTTGCTGGTTCACTGGTTGGTACGCGTCAAGACCTGGCTGAATGCTTCCAATTTGGTGCTGAAGGCAAGGTTCACCCAATCGTTAAGACCCGCAAGCTGGAAGAAATCAACGACATGATTCAAGAACTTAAGGACAACAAAGTAGTTGGCCGGAACGTCGTTGACTTTGTACACAACAAATAA